One Brassica napus cultivar Da-Ae chromosome C2, Da-Ae, whole genome shotgun sequence DNA window includes the following coding sequences:
- the LOC106420811 gene encoding glucan endo-1,3-beta-glucosidase 13 — MSLFVLSLLMLSSFSVIPFTHAESGMIGVNYGRIANNLPAPEKVVELLKSQGINRVKLYDTDASVLTALANSGIKVVVSLPNENLSAAAADQSYTDAWVQDNVKKYTPATDIEAIAVGNEVFVDPRNTTAYLVPAMKNVQSSLAKFSLDGAIKISSPLALSALANSYPPSAGSFKPDLIEPVIKPMLDFLRKTSSHLMVNAYPFFAYAANADKISLEYALFKENAGNVDSGNGLKYENLLDAQIDAVFAAMSAVGFNDVKVVVTETGWPSAGDENEIGAGSANAAAYNGGLVKRVLTGNGTPLKPEEPLNVYLFALFNENQKTGPTSERNYGLFYPNENKVYDVPFSAKSAPVDDSKEKVPVKSPSHVGQTWCVANGKTTKEKLQEGLDYACGEGGADCRPIQKGATCYDPESLEAHASYAFNSYYQKNARGVGTCDFGGAAYVVSQPPKYGKCEFPTGH; from the exons AtgtctctctttgttctttctcTGCTAATGCTCTCATCATTCTCAGTCATTCCCTTCACCCATGCAG AATCTGGAATGATCGGAGTAAACTACGGCCGGATTGCGAACAATCTCCCGGCGCCGGAGAAGGTCGTTGAGCTTCTCAAATCCCAAGGGATCAACCGCGTCAAGCTCTACGACACTGACGCATCCGTCCTAACCGCGCTTGCAAACTCCGGCATCAAAGTCGTCGTCTCCCTCCCCAACGAGAATCTCTCCGCCGCCGCCGCGGATCAGAGCTACACCGACGCCTGGGTCCAGGACAACGTAAAGAAATACACGCCGGCGACTGATATCGAAGCAATCGCCGTCGGAAACGAAGTGTTCGTCGATCCGAGGAACACGACGGCGTATCTCGTTCCTGCGATGAAGAACGTTCAGAGCTCCCTTGCGAAGTTTAGCCTCGACGGAGCGATCAAGATCTCGTCGCCGCTTGCTTTGAGCGCCTTGGCGAATTCGTATCCGCCGTCAGCCGGTTCGTTTAAACCGGATTTAATCGAACCGGTGATTAAACCGATGCTGGATTTTTTACGCAAAACGTCGTCGCATCTTATGGTGAATGCTTATCCCTTCTTCGCCTACGCGGCTAACGCCGATAAGATCTCTTTGGAGTATGCTCTGTTTAAAGAGAACGCCGGGAATGTAGATTCCGGCAACGGTTTGAAGTACGAGAATCTCTTGGACGCGCAGATCGACGCCGTTTTCGCAGCTATGTCCGCCGTGGGATTCAACGACGTCAAGGTCGTGGTGACGGAGACGGGTTGGCCTTCCGCCGGAGACGAGAACGAGATCGGCGCCGGTTCGGCTAACGCGGCTGCTTATAACGGCGGGTTAGTGAAGAGAGTGTTGACGGGAAACGGAACGCCGTTAAAACCTGAGGAGCCACTTAACGTCTATCTCTTCGCTCTGTTTAACGAGAATCAGAAAACGGGGCCCACGTCCGAGAGAAACTACGGGTTGTTTTACCCCAACGAGAACAAAGTGTACGACGTTCCGTTCTCCGCTAAGTCAGCGCCGGTTGACGATAGCAAAGAGAAGGTTCCGGTTAAGTCGCCCTCGCACGTGGGACAGACGTGGTGTGTGGCGAACGGGAAAACAACGAAGGAGAAGCTTCAGGAAGGTCTGGACTACGCTTGCGGGGAAGGAGGCGCTGATTGCCGTCCGATTCAAAAGGGTGCCACGTGTTACGATCCGGAATCGTTAGAGGCACACGCTTCTTATGCGTTCAACAGTTACTATCAGAAGAACGCACGTGGTGTCGGCACGTGTGATTTTGGTGGTGCAGCGTACGTGGTCTCGCAGCCTCCTA AGTACGGGAAATGCGAGTTTCCAACAGGGCATTGA
- the LOC111203030 gene encoding uncharacterized protein LOC111203030 produces the protein MRQVGIRALLRSETFSTTTMVRKTRSQQIVDDEDIPSTQHSVNELQAQVTALVAAVAALTTQNAAPALRNRRDTRPNSHDDSEEEEDDDNPFAPLRRTNQNRNNNNDFDSDNDVDKKSWKSSFKLEILEFKGSTIPEELLDWFVTVEEILEFKEIPLDRCVPFIAIRFRDRAPAWWSQTKTTRTRLGKSKISTWAKLKKKMQKKILPYNYDQLMFQKLQSLRQGSRTVDEYATEFFKMINHVEVRDSEQQLVMQFIGGLRQQIQLTLNLFQPQSLSEAHQQAITVENQSRMGSQPWGSTRQSRTTTTPATVTTPDATTNKSETAIVPANAAQQARPGGLRCFTCGELGHRQSACPTRTRRGLLLEEVNNDQEPIYDEEPEDVEEVYPDIGHLLVVRRSCLAPHSDVKYPQRNKLFQSCCTINGKVCTFVIDSGSSENVIAADVVAKLDLKDEPHPSPYKLAWLKKDHDLIVTR, from the coding sequence ATGCGCcaggttggtatcagagctctgCTACGCTCCGAAACTTTCTCAACCACTACGATGGTACGAAAAACTCGTTCTCAGCAAATCGTTGATGACGAAGATATCCCCTCTACTCAACATTCCGTCAATGAGCTTCAGGCTCAAGTTACAGCGCTTGTGGCCGCGGTAGCCGCGTTAACCACACAGAACGCCGCTCCAGCCCTACGCAACAGACGGGACACACGACCTAATAGCCATGACGActcggaggaagaagaagacgatgacaATCCGTTCGCTCCTCTCCGACGAACTAACCAGAACCGCAACAACAATAACGACTTTGACTCTGATAACGATGTCGACAAAAAATCGTGGAAATCTAGTTTCAAACTTGAGATTCTTGAATTTAAGGGTTCAACCATACCAGAAGAATTGTTGGATTGGTTTGTCACCGTCGAAGAGATTCTTGAGTTCAAAGAAATCCCATTGGATCGTTGTGTCCCCTTTATCGCAATACGATTCCGAGATCGGGCACCTGCCTGGTGGTCGCAAACAAAAACAACGCGCACTCGTCTAGGGAAATCTAAAATCTCTACTTGGGCTAAACTCAAGAagaagatgcaaaaaaaaattttaccttACAATTACGATCAACTAATGTTCCAAAAACTGCAGAGTCTTCGGCAAGGGAGTCGAACTGTTGATGAATATGCAACAGAATTCTTTAAGATGATCAATCATGTGGAGGTACGAGATTCAGAGCAACAACTGGTCATGCAATTTATTGGAGGCCTACGTCAACAAATTCAGCTCACCTTGAATCTTTTTCAACCACAGTCCCTCTCCGAAGCTCACCAACAAGCTATAACAGTGGAGAATCAATCTCGTATGGGTTCTCAACCTTGGGGTTCCACCCGACAGAGCCGCACTACTACAACACCAGCAACCGTAACCACGCCTGACGCCACCACCAACAAGTCGGAGACAGCAATTGTCCCAGCAAATGCAGCACAACAGGCGCGACCGGGAGGGCTCCGGTGTTTCACGTGTGGTGAATTAGGCCATCGCCAGTCAGCATGTCCAACACGTACACGCCGAGGACTGCTCTTAGAAGAAGTAAACAATGATCAAGAGCCAATTTATGACGAAGAACCAGAGGACGTAGAAGAAGTTTACCCCGACATTGGCCATCTCCTTGTGGTCCGACGTTCATGCCTTGCGCCTCATTCTGATGTGAAATATCCCCAGCGCAACAAACTTTTTCAATCTTGCTGTACAATCAACGGCAAAGTTTGTACATTTGTGATCGATTCGGGTAGTTCCGAGAATGTTATCGCTGCAGATGTTGTAGCTAAACTTGATCTCAAAGACGAACCTCATCCTTCACCATATAAACTAGCTTGGCTCAAGAAGGATCATGATTTGATAGTGACTCGCTGA
- the LOC106420820 gene encoding small ubiquitin-related modifier 1-like: MLATNDYQPFDRENKESDATKKLFQSFYYSPSVDILQSQNFFLRHRSEFLFSTPTGESDKRKMSATQEEDKKPGDQGPAHINLKVKGQDGNEVFFRIKRATQLKKLMTAYCDRQSVDFNSIAFLFDGRRLRAEQTPDELDMEEGDEIDAMLHQTGGVAIC; the protein is encoded by the exons ATGTTAGCAACTAATGATTACCAACCGTTTGATAGAGAAAACAAAGAATCCGATGCGACCAAGAAGTTGTTTCAGTCCTTTTATTATTCTCCGAGTGTAGACATTCTGCAATCGCAGAACTTCTTCCTTCGTCACAGATCGGAGTTTTTGTTTTCGACGCCGACCGGAGAATCTGATAAAAGGAAGATGTCTGCTACCcaggaagaagacaagaagcCCGGAGACCAAGGACCAGCTCACATCAATCTCAAAGTCAAGGGCCAG GATGGAAATGAAGTCTTTTTTAGGATCAAGAGGGCCACTCAGCTGAAGAAGCTGATGACCGCTTACTGTGACCGTCAATCTGTGGATTTCAACTCTATCGCTTTCTTGTTTGATGGCCGTCGTCTCCGTGCTGAACAGACTCCAGATGAG CTTGATATGGAAGAGGGAGATGAGATCGATGCAATGCTCCATCAGACCGGTGGTGTTGCTATTTGCTAA
- the LOC106420819 gene encoding putative F-box protein At5g55150: MSKTSLVVQPSVLPGDILPPPCTVASFSGNDDQRWICGSTRGYLLTVNVSFQFEVSLQNPFTNTVVSLPPLTSFEDVQRLIQFQATSQHSGALTLIKEFVKKVASSKILLDSECVVLIIYNTNGGKLAFCRRGDKQWTELESDHIDDIVFCNGVFLAMDRTGVIYQCELNPDNLKAVPLCTASPFRYEPCKKCFAESDHGKLWVVLQKLDVSDDFDFTTYFEIYEFNSETKEWTVVISLRGKALFLSPQGRCVAVIAGETGSGGFIKDNSIYFTDGSLSVFEWESKQSKKLHQTGFCNLMFWVTPEDVLQR; this comes from the exons ATGTCAAAGACATCCTTAGTTGTGCAACCGTCTGTTCTTCCTGGAGATATTCTTCCTCCGCCGTGTACAGTCGCAA GTTTTTCAGGTAATGATGATCAGAGATGGATTTGCGGAAGCACAAGAGGGTATTTGTTAACTGTCAATGTTTCTTTCCAGTTCGAGGTAAGTTTACAGAACCCATTTACTAACACCGTTGTTTCCCTGCCACCGTTGACATCTTTTGAAGATGTTCAGCGGTTGATTCAGTTCCAAGCTACCTCTCAGCACTCTGGAGCGCTAACCCTAATAAAGGAGTTTGTAAAGAAAGTTGCatcttctaaaattttattagactCTGAATGCGTTGTGCTCATAATCTACAACACCAATGGAGGAAAGCTAGCTTTCTGCAGACGGGGAGATAAACAATGGACGGAGTTAGAGTCTGATCATATCGATGACATTGTGTTCTGTAATGGCGTCTTCTTAGCCATGGATAGAACTGGAGTGATATATCAGTGTGAACTTAACCCTGACAATCTAAAGGCTGTTCCTCTATGCACCGCCTCACCGTTTCGGTACGAGCCTTGCAAGAAGTGCTTTGCAGAGTCGGATCACGGCAAACTGTGGGTGGTTCTACAGAAGCTAGACGTTAGCGACGATTTTGATTTCACAACGTATTTCGAGATCTATGAGTTCAATTCAGAGACGAAAGAGTGGACTGTGGTGATAAGCTTGAGAGGTAAAGCTTTGTTCTTGAGCCCTCAAGGTAGATGTGTAGCGGTTATAGCAGGTGAAACCGGGTCTGGAGGATTTATCAAAGACAATTCCATTTACTTCACCGATGGGAGTCTGAGCGTTTTTGAATGGGAGAGTAAGCAAAGCAAGAAGCTTCACCAGACAGGATTTTGTAATCTTATGTTTTGGGTCACACCAGAAGATGTTCTTCAAAGGTGA
- the LOC106420916 gene encoding 50S ribosomal protein L30 — translation MSGFRAFKAKVPIEWSQSLYITLVRGLPGTRKLHRRTLEAMGLRRCHRTVLHSNTSSIRGMIQQVKRMVVVETEEMYKARKEAEANHKALRPPLVVSHSIPAAGSSNMS, via the exons ATGAGTGGTTTTAGAGCATTCAAAGCTAAAGTGCCCATTGAATGGAGCCAGAGCTTGTACATAACCTTAGTGAGAGGTCTCCCTGGAACCAGGAAGCTTCACAGGCGTACACTCGAGGCTATGGGACTCCGGAGATGCCACCGCACTGTTTTGCACTCCAACACTTCTTCCATTAGAGGAATGATTCAACAG GTTAAGAGGATGGTTGTTGTCGAAACAGAGGAGATGTACAAAGCTCGCAAAGAAGCTGAAGCTAACCACAAAGCTCTCCGCCCGCCGCTTGTTGTCAGTCATTCAATCCCTGCAGCAGGCTCATCCAACATGTCTTGA